From one Oncorhynchus clarkii lewisi isolate Uvic-CL-2024 chromosome 6, UVic_Ocla_1.0, whole genome shotgun sequence genomic stretch:
- the LOC139410731 gene encoding protein FAM219A-like isoform X2, whose amino-acid sequence MMEEIPVDRFQVPSAVQAEMQPLDPASSTASSEADSDTREGEPVTINYKPSPLQMKIEKQRELARKGSLKNGNAGSPVNQQPKKNNVMARTRLVVPNKGYSSLDQSPDEKPLVALDTDSDDDFDMSRYSSSGYSSAEQINQDLNIQLLKDGYRLDEIPDDEDLDLILPKSVNPTCMCCQATSSTACQIQ is encoded by the exons ATGATGGAAGAGATACCGGTAGATAGATTTCAGGTGCCTAGCGCTGTTCAGGCGGAGATGCAGCCGCTT GACCCGGCATCGTCCACGGCTTCTTCGGAGGCAGACTCAGACACGAGGGAGGGCGAGCCAGTCACTATTAACTACAAGCCCTCTCCTCTGCAGATGAAGATAG AGAAACAGCGAGAGCTGGCCAGGAAGGGATCACTGAAGAATGGCAATGCAGGAAGTCCAGTGAACCAGCAGCCTAAGAAGAACAATGTCATGGCCAGAACACG gcTGGTGGTGCCCAATAAGGGCTACTCCtccttagaccagagccctgatGAGAAGCCCCTGGTGGCCCTAGATACAGACAG TGACGATGACTTCGACATGTCCAGATATTCCTCATCGGGATACTCCTCAGCCGAG CAAATCAACCAGGACCTGAATATCCAGCTGTTGAAGGATGGTTACCGGCTGGACGAGATCCCTGACGACGAAGACCTGGACCTGATCCTGCCCAAATCTGTCAACCCCACCTGCATGTGCTGCCAAGCCACCTCCTCCACCGCCTGTCAAATCCAGTAG
- the LOC139410731 gene encoding protein FAM219A-like isoform X1 has protein sequence MMEEIPVDRFQVPSAVQAEMQPLNLSPQDPASSTASSEADSDTREGEPVTINYKPSPLQMKIEKQRELARKGSLKNGNAGSPVNQQPKKNNVMARTRLVVPNKGYSSLDQSPDEKPLVALDTDSDDDFDMSRYSSSGYSSAEQINQDLNIQLLKDGYRLDEIPDDEDLDLILPKSVNPTCMCCQATSSTACQIQ, from the exons ATGATGGAAGAGATACCGGTAGATAGATTTCAGGTGCCTAGCGCTGTTCAGGCGGAGATGCAGCCGCTT AACCTCTCTCCCCAGGACCCGGCATCGTCCACGGCTTCTTCGGAGGCAGACTCAGACACGAGGGAGGGCGAGCCAGTCACTATTAACTACAAGCCCTCTCCTCTGCAGATGAAGATAG AGAAACAGCGAGAGCTGGCCAGGAAGGGATCACTGAAGAATGGCAATGCAGGAAGTCCAGTGAACCAGCAGCCTAAGAAGAACAATGTCATGGCCAGAACACG gcTGGTGGTGCCCAATAAGGGCTACTCCtccttagaccagagccctgatGAGAAGCCCCTGGTGGCCCTAGATACAGACAG TGACGATGACTTCGACATGTCCAGATATTCCTCATCGGGATACTCCTCAGCCGAG CAAATCAACCAGGACCTGAATATCCAGCTGTTGAAGGATGGTTACCGGCTGGACGAGATCCCTGACGACGAAGACCTGGACCTGATCCTGCCCAAATCTGTCAACCCCACCTGCATGTGCTGCCAAGCCACCTCCTCCACCGCCTGTCAAATCCAGTAG
- the LOC139410731 gene encoding protein FAM219A-like isoform X3 — MKSLKIEDPASSTASSEADSDTREGEPVTINYKPSPLQMKIEKQRELARKGSLKNGNAGSPVNQQPKKNNVMARTRLVVPNKGYSSLDQSPDEKPLVALDTDSDDDFDMSRYSSSGYSSAEQINQDLNIQLLKDGYRLDEIPDDEDLDLILPKSVNPTCMCCQATSSTACQIQ, encoded by the exons GACCCGGCATCGTCCACGGCTTCTTCGGAGGCAGACTCAGACACGAGGGAGGGCGAGCCAGTCACTATTAACTACAAGCCCTCTCCTCTGCAGATGAAGATAG AGAAACAGCGAGAGCTGGCCAGGAAGGGATCACTGAAGAATGGCAATGCAGGAAGTCCAGTGAACCAGCAGCCTAAGAAGAACAATGTCATGGCCAGAACACG gcTGGTGGTGCCCAATAAGGGCTACTCCtccttagaccagagccctgatGAGAAGCCCCTGGTGGCCCTAGATACAGACAG TGACGATGACTTCGACATGTCCAGATATTCCTCATCGGGATACTCCTCAGCCGAG CAAATCAACCAGGACCTGAATATCCAGCTGTTGAAGGATGGTTACCGGCTGGACGAGATCCCTGACGACGAAGACCTGGACCTGATCCTGCCCAAATCTGTCAACCCCACCTGCATGTGCTGCCAAGCCACCTCCTCCACCGCCTGTCAAATCCAGTAG